A single region of the Halobacterium wangiae genome encodes:
- a CDS encoding DMT family transporter: MTNYRDAGLFLALAAVWGSAFVAIKAGLNAGFEPVLFAAVRYDIAGVLMLAYAAYVADRWLPQSRADWTVVGIAAVLMIAAYHAFLFVGETNPHVTSAVAAVGISLGPVLTTGFARAFLPAERLSVGGIAGLLLGLVGVVVLSNPDPSNLLGKSTVGVMLVFTAAACFALGSVLMQRVDDDLSIETMEAWAMLLGALLMHGLSLGLGETQAVPTNWDALISIAYLSVAASAAGFLVYFELLDRLGPIEINLVSYVAPVFAAVVGLLLLGEPITVYTAGGFVVIFAGFCLLKRRALADELGKVRTSWA, from the coding sequence GTGACCAACTACCGGGACGCAGGACTGTTCCTCGCGCTCGCTGCCGTCTGGGGGTCGGCGTTCGTCGCCATCAAGGCCGGCCTCAACGCCGGCTTCGAGCCCGTGCTGTTCGCGGCCGTCCGCTACGACATCGCCGGCGTCCTCATGCTCGCCTACGCGGCGTACGTTGCCGACAGGTGGCTGCCGCAGTCGCGGGCCGACTGGACAGTCGTCGGCATCGCGGCCGTCCTGATGATCGCGGCCTACCACGCCTTCCTGTTCGTCGGCGAGACGAACCCACACGTCACGAGCGCCGTCGCCGCCGTCGGCATCAGTCTCGGCCCCGTGCTGACCACCGGGTTCGCGCGTGCGTTCCTGCCAGCCGAACGCCTCTCCGTGGGCGGCATCGCCGGGCTGCTGCTCGGCCTCGTGGGCGTCGTCGTGCTGTCGAACCCCGACCCGTCGAACCTCCTCGGGAAGAGCACGGTCGGCGTCATGCTGGTGTTCACCGCTGCCGCGTGTTTCGCGCTCGGCAGCGTCCTCATGCAGCGCGTCGACGACGACCTCTCCATCGAGACGATGGAAGCGTGGGCGATGCTGCTGGGCGCGCTGCTCATGCACGGGCTCAGCCTCGGTCTCGGCGAGACACAGGCGGTTCCGACGAACTGGGACGCACTGATCTCGATCGCGTACCTCTCCGTGGCCGCCTCCGCCGCCGGCTTCCTGGTGTACTTCGAACTGCTGGACCGCCTCGGCCCCATCGAGATCAACCTCGTGAGCTACGTTGCGCCCGTGTTCGCCGCCGTGGTCGGGCTGTTGCTGCTGGGCGAACCCATCACGGTGTACACCGCTGGCGGCTTCGTCGTCATCTTCGCGGGCTTCTGCCTACTGAAGCGGCGCGCGCTCGCCGACGAACTCGGGAAGGTCCGGACGTCGTGGGCGTAG
- a CDS encoding GNAT family N-acetyltransferase: MNATSGGAGGSDSRVRIRRYDPRDRADVLALDEVVWDRTRSESWFAWKYEENPYITEPPVFLALADGRVVGARPFMAFRLRAGDTTLSALQPSDTMVHPDYRGRGIFTRMTEAAIAHYEDRTPELCFNFPNEQAWPGYEKLGWRAVDEQQTYYRIQNPTAFTGSTLDGQLTKHASRVANPAARTLLSLWTRVGLSPEAFTVEVESGAPVETLTTLYRREIPEQIHASRDEAFYRWRFASPVWSRRTYVATENGTQVAGLVARTRTTEAGITLTQIVEVVPLAGGRRRSAALACLLDRVVADHVDSDVLAATEGALPDDLLVRSGFFPDDRLPLSRFTDHRSTFAVRPLGDLNEDAWTVNDYRLTDTSNWLLSFCERDTT, from the coding sequence ATGAACGCGACGTCCGGGGGAGCGGGGGGCTCCGACAGTCGAGTCAGGATTCGTCGATACGACCCCCGCGACCGCGCCGACGTGCTCGCGCTCGACGAAGTCGTCTGGGACCGCACGAGGAGCGAATCGTGGTTCGCCTGGAAGTACGAGGAGAACCCCTACATCACCGAACCACCGGTGTTTCTCGCACTCGCGGACGGACGTGTCGTCGGAGCGCGCCCGTTCATGGCGTTCCGACTCCGTGCGGGGGACACGACCCTCTCTGCCCTCCAGCCGTCGGATACGATGGTCCACCCCGACTACCGCGGTCGCGGGATCTTCACCCGGATGACGGAGGCCGCGATCGCACACTACGAGGACCGGACGCCCGAGCTGTGCTTCAACTTCCCGAACGAGCAGGCGTGGCCGGGCTACGAGAAACTCGGGTGGCGAGCAGTCGACGAACAGCAGACCTACTACCGCATCCAGAACCCGACCGCGTTCACCGGTTCGACGCTGGACGGCCAGCTCACGAAGCACGCCAGCAGAGTGGCGAACCCCGCTGCTCGGACACTCCTGTCGCTGTGGACCCGGGTCGGCCTGTCGCCGGAGGCGTTCACCGTCGAAGTGGAATCCGGTGCTCCAGTGGAGACGCTCACCACGCTCTACCGGCGAGAGATCCCCGAACAGATTCACGCGTCCCGGGACGAGGCGTTCTACCGCTGGCGGTTCGCCAGCCCGGTCTGGAGCCGTCGAACGTACGTCGCGACGGAGAACGGGACCCAAGTGGCTGGCCTCGTCGCGCGCACGCGCACGACGGAAGCTGGTATCACACTCACCCAGATCGTCGAGGTGGTGCCGCTCGCGGGGGGTCGCCGGCGGTCCGCCGCCCTCGCCTGCCTGCTCGACAGGGTCGTCGCCGACCACGTCGACTCGGACGTCCTCGCCGCAACCGAGGGGGCGCTCCCCGACGACCTGCTGGTGCGAAGCGGGTTCTTCCCCGACGACCGCCTGCCGCTGTCGCGGTTCACCGACCACCGGAGCACGTTCGCCGTCCGGCCACTCGGCGACCTGAACGAGGACGCGTGGACCGTCAACGACTACCGGCTCACGGACACCTCGAACTGGCTACTGTCGTTCTGCGAACGAGACACGACGTAG
- a CDS encoding molybdopterin-dependent oxidoreductase, translating into MRWLPGVERAVPAGVAAVAASYAYAGFTREFVVAPLTRIVVRFSPDSLVGFAITQLGSTAQTLVLAASLVAAAGLFGAAGAIGWAAGDTVGREWVAIPVGAVAAGLLGWLLAPTWEVGIVTGLAVGLVLTAFAVPVSGSAPGAPRRRVLRAAAGVAASAGVGSLLASERTYSADSVVRDPVAVDLLEGADARSLAVPDVEPLVSRSFYEVDVNVVNPRVRTEDWTLSVTGSRIDTEYDFDALREFDVEHRFVTLRCVGDALNGRKMDTALWTGIPVRALLSKLDAPTNCCVVTRAADDYHQEFPQAALRDGLLAFRMNGKPLPRAHGAPVRLLVPGHWGEINVKWLDEIELRDEPATGYWEERGWHGTGPVNTVAKLHHAERDGDRVTVGGHAYAGTRGVSRVEVSPDGGETWREAELSPRLPGAHGEHGSQLREMARDAWRQWRYKFTASGEREVVVRTVESDGTVQPRERSAAKPDGASGWVSERV; encoded by the coding sequence ATGCGGTGGTTGCCTGGTGTCGAACGAGCCGTCCCCGCTGGAGTCGCCGCAGTCGCGGCTTCGTACGCCTACGCAGGGTTCACGCGGGAGTTCGTCGTCGCGCCGCTGACGCGCATCGTCGTCCGGTTCTCCCCGGACTCGCTCGTCGGGTTCGCCATCACGCAACTCGGCTCGACGGCACAGACGCTCGTTCTCGCCGCGAGCCTCGTCGCCGCCGCGGGGCTGTTCGGAGCGGCGGGCGCAATCGGCTGGGCGGCAGGGGACACGGTCGGTCGTGAGTGGGTCGCCATCCCGGTCGGCGCCGTCGCCGCGGGACTACTCGGCTGGCTACTCGCGCCGACGTGGGAAGTCGGCATCGTCACGGGACTCGCGGTCGGTCTCGTTCTCACGGCGTTCGCCGTGCCGGTCTCCGGGTCGGCGCCGGGCGCACCGCGGCGCCGCGTCCTCCGGGCGGCCGCGGGTGTGGCGGCGAGCGCGGGCGTCGGCTCCCTGCTGGCGAGCGAGCGGACGTACAGCGCCGACTCCGTCGTGCGCGACCCGGTCGCGGTCGACCTGCTGGAGGGCGCCGACGCCCGGAGTCTCGCCGTGCCGGACGTCGAACCGCTGGTCAGCCGGTCGTTCTACGAGGTGGACGTCAACGTCGTGAACCCGCGCGTCCGGACCGAGGACTGGACGCTGTCCGTGACCGGGTCGAGAATCGACACCGAGTACGACTTCGACGCGCTCCGCGAGTTCGACGTCGAACACCGGTTCGTCACACTGCGCTGCGTCGGCGACGCGCTGAACGGCCGGAAGATGGACACCGCGCTGTGGACCGGCATCCCGGTGCGTGCGCTGCTCTCGAAACTGGACGCCCCGACCAACTGCTGTGTGGTGACGCGGGCGGCCGACGACTACCACCAGGAGTTTCCGCAGGCCGCGCTCCGCGACGGTCTGCTGGCGTTCCGCATGAACGGCAAGCCGCTGCCGCGAGCGCACGGCGCGCCGGTCCGCCTACTCGTCCCGGGCCACTGGGGCGAGATCAACGTGAAGTGGCTCGACGAAATCGAACTCCGCGACGAACCCGCGACGGGCTACTGGGAGGAACGGGGCTGGCACGGCACCGGCCCGGTGAACACCGTCGCGAAACTCCACCACGCCGAGCGGGACGGCGACCGCGTCACCGTCGGCGGCCACGCGTACGCCGGCACGCGGGGCGTGAGCCGAGTCGAGGTGTCCCCGGACGGCGGCGAGACGTGGCGCGAGGCGGAACTCAGCCCGCGACTCCCGGGCGCCCACGGCGAGCACGGCTCGCAGTTACGGGAGATGGCGCGGGACGCGTGGCGGCAGTGGCGCTACAAGTTCACGGCCAGCGGAGAACGAGAGGTCGTCGTTCGAACGGTTGAATCGGACGGAACTGTACAGCCACGCGAGCGCTCGGCGGCGAAACCGGACGGCGCGAGTGGATGGGTCAGCGAGCGCGTGTAG
- a CDS encoding DUF5830 family protein: MSDGDADHAGDQTADPVELGVELLSKLEFESLSVADAIDRIETVTTHPRRTREILDAAEERGVIEREDGEVYPQGGAYVSFRSEVFTKEGEFSCRRCGSTISTGYFVRLDAGELGAFGSSCIRKVTGRE; this comes from the coding sequence ATGAGCGACGGCGACGCGGACCACGCTGGCGACCAGACGGCCGACCCCGTGGAGCTGGGCGTGGAACTCCTCTCGAAACTGGAGTTCGAGTCGCTGTCCGTCGCCGACGCCATCGACCGCATCGAGACGGTGACGACCCACCCGCGGCGGACCCGCGAGATCCTCGACGCCGCCGAGGAGCGCGGTGTCATCGAGCGCGAGGACGGCGAGGTGTACCCCCAGGGCGGCGCCTACGTGTCGTTCCGCTCGGAGGTGTTCACGAAGGAGGGGGAGTTCTCGTGTCGGCGCTGCGGGTCGACGATCTCGACGGGCTACTTCGTCCGGCTCGACGCCGGCGAACTCGGCGCGTTCGGGTCGTCGTGCATCCGGAAGGTCACTGGTCGGGAATGA
- a CDS encoding aldo/keto reductase has protein sequence MGLDSVPLGRTGLKVSEIAFGTWRFGRENDEGDVEVGRERAHELLDAYADAGGRFIDTADMYGAGRAEQYIGEWLADRDREDFVVASKIYWPTRDDPNGRGLNRKHLRNNVDEILDRLGTDYVDLLYIHRWDDDTPAREFMRTLDGFVRDGKVNYLGTSTFEPNAWKVAKANEIARREGYEPFTVAQPRFNAVNREIEGNYLEMCDDYDVGVVPWSPLAGGFLTGKYTRGEEPPEGTRGATDQQFVDSYLTSENFDALEEVEAVAEEVGASPAQVALAWLTHHDSVVAPITGARTPEQLRENLDAADIDLNDDQFERIADAK, from the coding sequence ATGGGTCTCGACTCTGTTCCGCTCGGCCGTACCGGCCTCAAGGTCTCGGAAATCGCGTTCGGCACCTGGCGGTTCGGCCGGGAGAACGACGAGGGCGACGTCGAAGTCGGGCGCGAGCGAGCACACGAACTGCTCGACGCGTACGCCGACGCCGGCGGTCGTTTCATCGACACCGCGGACATGTACGGCGCCGGCCGCGCCGAACAGTACATCGGCGAGTGGCTCGCCGACCGCGACCGCGAGGACTTCGTCGTCGCCTCGAAGATCTACTGGCCGACCCGCGACGACCCGAACGGACGCGGTCTCAACCGCAAACACCTCCGGAACAACGTCGACGAGATTCTCGACCGCCTCGGCACGGACTACGTCGACCTGCTGTACATCCACCGCTGGGACGACGACACGCCCGCCCGCGAGTTCATGCGCACCCTCGACGGGTTCGTCCGCGATGGGAAGGTGAACTACCTCGGGACGTCGACGTTCGAGCCGAACGCCTGGAAGGTCGCGAAGGCCAACGAGATCGCGCGCCGCGAGGGGTACGAACCGTTCACCGTCGCTCAGCCCCGATTCAACGCAGTCAATCGCGAGATAGAGGGGAACTACCTCGAGATGTGCGACGACTACGACGTCGGCGTCGTGCCGTGGTCGCCGCTCGCTGGCGGCTTCCTCACCGGGAAGTACACTCGCGGCGAGGAGCCGCCGGAGGGGACGCGGGGCGCGACGGACCAGCAGTTCGTCGACTCCTACCTCACGTCCGAGAACTTCGATGCCCTCGAGGAGGTCGAGGCCGTCGCCGAAGAGGTCGGCGCGTCGCCGGCGCAGGTCGCACTCGCGTGGCTCACGCACCACGACAGCGTGGTCGCACCGATCACTGGTGCCCGGACGCCAGAGCAGCTCCGCGAGAACCTCGACGCCGCGGACATCGACCTGAACGACGACCAGTTCGAGCGCATCGCCGACGCGAAGTAG
- a CDS encoding CBS domain-containing protein, which translates to MQARDLMTADVETVHEDEEVSEVLRKLARRDFTGFPVVDDEDRLVGVVTQRDMVELFQPKDRTVWIPIGLPPFLESLEYGFDLSWDELESELDLARHAGKPVRKIMTTDVLTVEPDASLDDVLAILASDERDVNRVPVVEGDVLVGLVTREDVLRALHAERSGA; encoded by the coding sequence ATGCAGGCACGCGACCTGATGACGGCCGACGTCGAGACCGTCCACGAGGACGAGGAGGTCAGCGAGGTCCTCCGGAAGCTCGCTCGCCGGGACTTCACGGGCTTCCCCGTGGTGGACGACGAGGACCGCCTCGTCGGCGTCGTCACCCAGCGGGACATGGTGGAGCTGTTCCAGCCGAAAGACCGCACCGTCTGGATCCCTATCGGCCTCCCGCCGTTCCTCGAGTCCCTGGAGTACGGTTTCGACCTCTCGTGGGACGAACTGGAGTCCGAACTCGACCTCGCGCGCCACGCCGGCAAGCCCGTCCGGAAGATCATGACGACGGACGTGCTCACCGTCGAACCCGACGCGAGCCTGGACGACGTGCTCGCCATCCTCGCCTCCGACGAGCGTGACGTGAACCGCGTCCCGGTCGTCGAGGGCGACGTGCTCGTCGGCCTCGTCACGCGCGAGGACGTGCTACGCGCACTCCACGCCGAGCGCAGCGGAGCGTGA
- a CDS encoding DUF7115 domain-containing protein, with translation MNVPALVQSSLGDEDVAAHVPLKGEDALFVTPTRTIIYRADGLLSDETVEEFSHDAEGIQVSEGRRKAKVTLDYGLDGEETFSVPSGKLDDVLHPIIAGVLNAAGVTQPGETVKRTYRFSELTLVVTSDRVVRHIGEAVWGPDYEEIDFEAVTGIDVEDGNVASQLVLETTGRTQRIKAPNEEFRDVRETVEEGVYAFHDAASAEEFARMNVDEDDETATEEVSFGGGVDPIDTSGVGEDESETVTGATEAGGAQAQVAEEPAETAAAAEAGEDDEFESSGFETAAAKIEPPVAPEELDGELDEMEGVVAEMAETIDRQREVLDAQQAVLEAQRERLAALRELIPDQ, from the coding sequence ATGAACGTACCCGCGCTCGTCCAGTCGTCGCTCGGGGACGAGGACGTCGCCGCGCACGTGCCGTTGAAGGGGGAGGACGCGCTGTTCGTCACGCCGACGCGAACCATCATCTACCGGGCGGACGGACTGCTCAGCGACGAGACCGTCGAGGAGTTCTCGCACGACGCCGAGGGGATCCAGGTCAGCGAGGGACGACGGAAGGCGAAGGTCACGCTCGACTACGGCCTCGACGGCGAGGAGACGTTCTCCGTGCCGTCGGGGAAACTCGACGACGTGCTCCACCCGATCATCGCGGGCGTGCTGAACGCGGCTGGCGTCACGCAGCCTGGCGAGACCGTCAAGCGGACCTACCGGTTCAGCGAACTCACGCTGGTCGTCACCAGCGACCGCGTCGTCAGGCACATCGGCGAGGCGGTGTGGGGGCCGGACTACGAGGAGATCGACTTCGAGGCGGTCACAGGTATCGACGTCGAGGACGGCAACGTCGCGAGCCAGCTCGTCCTCGAGACCACCGGACGCACCCAGCGCATCAAGGCGCCGAACGAGGAGTTCCGTGACGTCCGGGAGACCGTCGAGGAGGGCGTCTACGCCTTCCACGACGCGGCCAGCGCCGAGGAGTTCGCGCGGATGAACGTCGACGAGGACGACGAGACGGCCACCGAGGAGGTGTCGTTCGGCGGCGGCGTCGACCCCATCGACACCAGCGGCGTCGGCGAGGACGAGAGCGAGACGGTCACGGGGGCGACCGAGGCCGGTGGCGCCCAGGCCCAGGTCGCCGAGGAGCCGGCCGAGACCGCAGCCGCCGCCGAGGCCGGCGAGGACGACGAGTTCGAGTCCAGCGGCTTCGAGACGGCGGCCGCGAAGATCGAACCACCCGTCGCGCCCGAGGAACTGGACGGAGAACTCGACGAGATGGAGGGCGTCGTCGCCGAGATGGCCGAGACGATCGATCGACAGCGGGAGGTCCTCGACGCACAGCAGGCCGTCCTGGAGGCCCAGCGCGAGCGCCTCGCGGCGCTCCGCGAACTCATTCCCGACCAGTGA
- a CDS encoding TVP38/TMEM64 family protein: MKRYAAGAAVAALVAVAVVVRPDRALGVLRTAVASPWFPLLAVGLYAVRPFLGWPISLLSALVGFRYGVAVGVPVALVGAVGTSLPAYVVGRRAPADGRLLGRFTDGSRRFFDATGDLRGVVAARLAPTPSEPISAAAGAGGVGLRAFVAGTLVGELPWVVATVTLGSGLNAFTMDAAHVDATLLVGGALAALLVLTPVAHRTWRARRT, translated from the coding sequence ATGAAGCGGTACGCGGCCGGCGCGGCGGTCGCCGCGCTGGTGGCCGTCGCCGTCGTCGTCCGCCCGGACCGTGCGCTCGGCGTGCTGCGCACGGCCGTCGCCAGCCCCTGGTTCCCGCTGCTCGCCGTCGGCCTCTACGCCGTCCGTCCGTTCCTCGGCTGGCCGATCAGCCTGCTGTCGGCGCTCGTCGGCTTCCGGTACGGCGTCGCCGTCGGCGTCCCCGTCGCGCTCGTCGGCGCGGTCGGCACCAGTCTCCCCGCCTACGTCGTCGGCCGGCGCGCCCCCGCGGACGGCCGCCTACTCGGGCGGTTCACCGACGGGAGCCGACGGTTCTTCGACGCGACCGGCGACCTCCGCGGCGTCGTCGCCGCGCGCCTCGCACCGACGCCCTCCGAACCCATCTCCGCGGCGGCGGGTGCCGGCGGCGTCGGCCTGCGCGCGTTCGTCGCGGGCACGCTGGTCGGCGAACTCCCGTGGGTGGTGGCGACGGTAACCCTCGGCAGTGGGCTGAACGCGTTCACGATGGACGCCGCGCACGTCGACGCGACGCTGCTCGTCGGCGGCGCACTCGCGGCGCTACTCGTCCTGACGCCGGTGGCGCACCGCACGTGGCGGGCACGGCGAACGTGA
- a CDS encoding TylF/MycF/NovP-related O-methyltransferase — MTDTTDRAIETLYRIYTMGLVVLATPIILTDYFKPETGAEYGVGLPTKLRLVWQMARNNGRIPTGSTFLEHLTIATKILELPADTEGSIVECGCYKGGSTANLSLVASACGRQLDVFDSFEGMPEPSERDEAHVLVESEQVHTYSENSWRASLEEAQANVAAYGDPSVCTFHRGYFEETLPEFEADCALVFLDVGLRDSAETCIEHLWPALVDGGYLFTHDVKHIEISSLFFDADWWRRHLDTEPPGLIGAGSGLGLHPDSNGFTSLLGYTVKNLEESAFERVAETGAGNCVDVSLRGQK; from the coding sequence ATGACGGACACTACAGACCGAGCGATCGAGACGCTGTACCGAATTTACACGATGGGGCTCGTCGTTCTCGCCACGCCGATCATCCTGACCGACTACTTCAAGCCCGAGACGGGCGCGGAGTACGGCGTCGGACTGCCCACGAAACTCCGGCTGGTGTGGCAGATGGCCCGGAACAACGGCCGGATTCCGACGGGGTCGACGTTCCTCGAACATCTCACTATCGCGACGAAGATTCTCGAACTGCCGGCGGACACGGAGGGGAGCATCGTCGAGTGCGGCTGTTACAAGGGTGGGAGCACGGCGAACCTGTCGCTGGTGGCGAGCGCCTGCGGCCGTCAGCTCGACGTCTTCGACTCCTTCGAGGGGATGCCCGAACCCTCCGAACGCGACGAGGCACACGTCCTCGTCGAATCCGAACAGGTCCACACGTACTCGGAGAACTCCTGGCGAGCGTCTCTCGAGGAAGCCCAGGCGAACGTCGCAGCGTACGGCGACCCCTCGGTCTGTACGTTCCACCGGGGGTACTTCGAGGAGACGCTCCCGGAGTTCGAGGCGGACTGCGCGCTGGTCTTCCTCGACGTCGGCCTGCGGGATTCGGCCGAGACCTGCATCGAACACCTCTGGCCCGCCCTCGTCGACGGCGGGTACCTGTTCACGCACGACGTGAAACACATCGAGATCTCGTCGCTGTTCTTCGACGCCGACTGGTGGCGACGACACCTCGACACCGAACCCCCTGGACTCATCGGAGCGGGCAGCGGTCTGGGCCTCCACCCCGACAGCAACGGCTTCACGAGCCTGCTCGGCTACACCGTCAAGAACCTCGAAGAGTCGGCGTTCGAGCGCGTCGCCGAGACGGGCGCCGGCAACTGCGTCGACGTCTCGCTACGGGGCCAGAAGTAG
- a CDS encoding HVO_2523 family zinc finger protein, which translates to MADDEGGPTCPMCEAHLFKRHCKYVCPQHGVIMDCSDNFWVS; encoded by the coding sequence ATGGCAGACGACGAGGGTGGACCGACGTGCCCGATGTGCGAGGCGCACCTGTTCAAGCGCCACTGCAAGTACGTCTGCCCGCAGCACGGCGTCATCATGGACTGCTCGGACAACTTCTGGGTCTCGTAA